In Bradysia coprophila strain Holo2 unplaced genomic scaffold, BU_Bcop_v1 contig_24, whole genome shotgun sequence, one genomic interval encodes:
- the LOC119077819 gene encoding elongation of very long chain fatty acids protein AAEL008004-like, which yields MSTEYTSQLWKNGENLVLHSWSLFGDSYTVPLILVAYLSFVVYIGPKFMKSRVPYNLKILIILYNAMQVLYNFWAVQSSLFEPRFWKNIFQFNCAQMHPQERHDYDILLCFGFWHIMVNKLLDLLDTVFFVLCKKQNHVTFLHVQHHVMSVGIVWICGKYFPGHEFSVAFLCNTIVHTIMYFYYLVAALGPAFKKYLWWKKYLTIIQMVQFVIIGVYGLASLRLSCGYDHRIVYLILFNATLNFGLFLKFFLKTYNPKKQTIE from the exons ATGTCTACGGAATATACATCACAATTATGGAAGAATGGAGAAA ATCTTGTACTGCATTCATGGTCTTTGTTCGGGGATTCGTATACCGTTCCTCTTATTTTGGTGGCTTACCTCAGCTTTGTAGTGTACataggacccaaatttatgaAAAGCAGAGTGccatataatttaaaaattctcatcaTTTTGTACAATGCGATGCAAGTGTTGTATAATTTCTGGGCCGTGCAATCATCATTATTTGAACCGagattttggaaaaatatctTCCAATTTAACTGTGCACAAATGCATCCGCAGGAAAGGCATGACTACGATATCTTGCTATGTTTCGGATTTTGGCATATAATGGTGAATAAATTATTGGACCTGTTGGACACGGTCTTCTTCGTTTTATGCAAAAAACAGAACCATGTCACTTTCCTTCACGTACAGCATCATGTTATGAGTGTTGGGATAGTGTGGATATGCGGAAAATATTTCCCCGGACACGAATTTTCAGTTGCATTCTTGTGCAATACGATCGTTCATACGATTATGTACTTTTACTATTTGGTTGCTGCGTTGGGTCCCgcattcaaaaaatatctttggTGGAAGAAATATTTGACAATTATTCAAATGGTTCAATTTGTGATTATCGGCGTATATGGGCTTGCATCGTTACGGTTGAGTTGTGGATATGATCATCGAATCGTTTACCTTATACTATTTAATGCTACCCTGAACTTCGGTTTgttcttgaaatttttcttgaaaacgTACAATCCAAAAAAGCAGACAATTGAATAA